aaCTTTGGGGACCCCTTCTCGGCCTATTGTTATTTCCTCCTCGGCTTCTTCTCAGCCGCCCCCTCCCCCCCGACCTTCTcctgagccagagaagaagaagcgtaaGAATTTAgagtcttcctcttcttttgaAGGTGAGGCTAAGGTGGATGCTCCTGCATTTGTCCAGAAACACATCTATCCCCATACCCGTATaggtatggatgatgtttctgtccGGAACCACCTCACTATTCTGGCTCAGGAGAGTGTCAGGGCGGCGGCGGTGTGTACCAAGTTTCTTGATGtttttgagaagactcctcTTAGCTCTCTGGGTTCAACTTTGAGGGTTGAAGAGTTGGAGGAAAGGCTTCTCATATATCAGAAacatgagaaggagttgaaggaggaggtcactaaattgaGGGAGGAGAGGGATGATCTTCGGGAGAAGGGGAGCAAGTTACAAGCCCAATGCAATATGGAGGAGGGCTTGAGGAAGAAGGCGTAGGAGAGTTATTCAAGCTTGTTCAAGGATCTCATGGAGGTGAGGAAGGACTTGTTGAATTCTCGGACTGCttacgccgagttggaggactctattgctgaGGGAGCCGAGGAGGCTTGGAGGATTTTTAAGGAGCAGGTCGGAGTCCTTGCTCCCGATTTGGATCTCTCTCCTTTGGACCCTGACAAAATTGTCATTAATGGGGCCATTGTGTGTCCTCCCCGACCTGTATCTGAGTCTGAGTTGAAGACTAGGGGTCAGAGAATCATAGAGTCTCCTCCCCGTCCAGACAATGCTCCGAGTTCTTCCGAGACTCCCGAGACTTCTCTTCCAACTCCTGTAGGTGCCTTTCTCCCTGGTCCTGATGGCGCTCCGACTCTTCTTCCTGATTCTGGTGGTGATCCTACTACTCCCGGTGGTGATGCttaaaaaaattgttggctatataggggcccggcctgtgggtccccccttTTTTGAACTCTTTTTATATCTGTGGTAGTAATGGTACACTGACATTTCtcttggccttttaaggccgtaaacaaaaaatatttaaaaaacccttttttggataagggtaacaagaaaatatttataaatacccttttttggataagggtttaagttaccttttATGTGCATGCTTTTCTGTTCTTGTTTGATACTTTAGAAAATTTCTCCGACCTTTTTCTTGAAAAACCTTTTCTTTGGCTTGTCTGTCTTTATGAGCTTGACAGTCTTTTGGCCTTAGATTTTTTTCGATCTTTCTTTTCCACTATTCCTTTATACTCAACTTTGTGGTTTATTGAGCTTTTATgtcttaggttatttttgcgatgcgtttttcttctactcggtttTTCATTTCGATTTACGGGTAGAAGTGTTTCCGAGCTTCTCTACTCGGGTTTTCatttcgacttatgagtcggagtGTTTCCGAGTTTCTTACGATCAACttatataacctctttacaccgacttgtacctcgtcgttttatcctgacgaccatctaggtcggttcatgggattttcacgttttgtcgagcttaagtcggcgcgtttcgtagaaaagaaaataaacgaGAAGGAATTTTTATGagagatatttgaaaaagatctttatttatttggaAAGGTACTTTTTACTGCTACTAAGGGCTTTTAACAACTTATTCCCCGTAggctctactatgatgcctcgttaaaaaccctttcttcagaaaaaaccctttgttttttgggaaaaaatcatgaagtagGGAAAAGAGtgcatcagggagtagagttcgcttttaaatatagtaccttttcatgttgcaagcatgccacgaccttggtaactTGGTGCCATTTAGGTCAGTCACCTTATAATAACCTCTTCCTAGGACTTCTCTAAtcttgtatggtcccttccaattagcaGCGAGTTTTCCTTTCCCTGATTtattgactccaatgtcgtttctgatcaAGACCAAGTCGTTTGAGGTGAAgcttcttcgaatgacttttttgttgtacctggTGGTCATTCTTTGTTTcaacgctgcttctcttatctgggcttgctctcggacttcggggagtagttcgagctcctctttgtgcccctgtatgtttcTGACCTCATCATGGAGAATCACCCTTGGACTTTGTTCGCTGATTTCTACtggtatcatggcttctacgccataAACAAGTTGAAAAGGTGTTTCTCTAGTGGCAGATTGTGGCATCGTTCGATAAGCCCATAatacttgtgggagctcttctgtccaagctccctttgcttcttgtagtctTTTCTTCagccctgccagtatgactaTGTTGGCTGCCTCAACTTGTCCATTGGGTTGTGGATGTTCCACCGAAGTGAACTGGTGTTTGATATTCATGCTGGCCACTAGGCTTTTGAAGGTAGAGTCAGTGAACTGGGTTCTGTTGTCTGTAGTAATGGAATGGGGTATTCCAAaccttgtgatgatatttttgtagaggaacctccggCTTCTTTGGGCTGATATAGTGGCCAATGgctctgcttctatccactttgtgaagtagtctattcccacgatcaagtatttgacttgtcctggggcctggggaaaaggacctaacagatCTATCCCCTattttgcaaagggccatggagaagtTATGCTGATTAGCACCTCGGggggagccacgtggaaatttgcgtGCATTTGGCATGGCCggcactttttcacaaattctatggc
This sequence is a window from Arachis stenosperma cultivar V10309 chromosome 10, arast.V10309.gnm1.PFL2, whole genome shotgun sequence. Protein-coding genes within it:
- the LOC130957405 gene encoding uncharacterized protein LOC130957405, with the translated sequence MAKKNSSKSYQRVQEARARSRAMAGSARVTSSSLPPPPPQTLGTPSRPIVISSSASSQPPPPPRPSPEPEKKKRKNLESSSSFEGEAKVDAPAFVQKHIYPHTRIGMDDVSVRNHLTILAQESVRAAAVCTKFLDVFEKTPLSSLGSTLRVEELEERLLIYQKHEKELKEEVTKLREERDDLREKGSKLQAQCNMEEGLRKKA